Part of the Opisthocomus hoazin isolate bOpiHoa1 chromosome 5, bOpiHoa1.hap1, whole genome shotgun sequence genome, TCTCGACACTAAAGCAAAACTTATAGCAGAAGCCCTGATTTAAGATAGTTTCATCTTAGCATCACTGCATGTGCATCCTTCCCAAACTCCCACCTTCTGAGTCTCTTTGCCTCCCCTTTTTTTCTCATCTGACTTATTTCTTTTCTCAGTAATATGTTCTGGCTTGTAAACAACCACCACCTTAAGCCAAGCAAACCTAAAGACTGCATGGACTGCGTTTATTGCTGTCTCATGATTCATTTTGTTTGTGTCAGATGCAGGATGAGAAAATAGCATTGCTCTTTGTCTAGTTAGGTAGTAGCTGATTGCAAACTGCTTGGGGCAGTTGTCAAGTGATTAGCATTAATTTTTACTAATAGGATGCACAACTGTCAGCCTTAATAATGAGGTTCTTCCAAAGATGCACTGACTTGTGCTGGTGAAGTACAGTATGAAGTTGTTCAGTTGTGCTTTGCCCAGGAAGAAGTGTGGTATTTATGCCCATACTTGCAGAGATCTTTGTAATGGTGGCAGACGGAGTTCTGTAGaacaatcttttttaaaaaaaaaaagtataaaataaaagcagcacaaCTTGTGCACCCAGATACACACTTCCCTTTTCTTAATAGTACAGAAGGGGAACTGAGTTAGCACTAGATTTGAATCTTGATTCCGACCCCTGTGTTTgctcatgttttgttttttattactgCGGAGGAAGGATCAGCAGAGTTGTATCAGGGAAGACAACAtgcaaaaagattttcttttatcTGATAAAAATAAGACCTTTGATATTTCTTGCTTAGATCAGATACTGGCTTGCCACTACAGATTTCTAAGAAAAGTACATGaatagttttttggttttttcttaatGCAACAGATCAATGTGTGATTTTATCTGACAGCTTAGTCTTTTTATGCAATATGGAACTGCAGTCTTTTTTGGTGACTGGTCTTTGAAAGAAGACCTGAAACACCTCCACTTGCATTCCTTTCAGAGTTGTGTTGTAGTCATTAGCAATACTTCTTGAACAAATGGTTATTCATTTTGATTAGTAAGCAAGTTCAGCCTGCTATTGCACGGAACTTTTACCCAGCAGATGTGTGTCTGATAAAATCCTACCACAAGCAGAGCTCCGGTCATACAGTTGAGCAGTGAAATGAATTAGATGGGCAGAAGTACGTCTAGATGTTTAACCTGTTTTTGTGAGCAACAGTACAAATGTTCTCAGAGAGCTCATTTTCACTTATCTCTCTTCGTAGCCTGATTTAGTCTTTAGAAAAGCTCCTGTCCAGATTTAAGTGACTGAATGGAGAGACATTCCTTTGCAGGTTTTCATCCTGCGCTGGTTAGTATCTGCATTTGAGTGAATGCTTTAAAATGCCTTATATTTCCATGTTTAAGCTTTCTTTATAAACCCATGTGTTTGCTGAACTGctggtggtcagctggtgggttGTATTAAGAGGGCTTTGTACGTTCCTGAAGCTGGCTTTCCTGGCTGAAATCGTGTATGTTTTGTTTTAGAGAGCACAACAGTATGCCAGCGCTGCACTGCAGGAACAGTGCCGACCTTCTTATGTGAAGAAAGAAATGGGGAAGTTATTTGCAGAGAAATACAGCATGGACATACCTCCCTTtgtaaggaaaaatataaatgaagatGAAGCTTTATTTAAATATGAACCTCCTTTTGGATTTCACAAGTTCTTTGATAAGCTTAAAAATCTCCTTGAACTTTTACCTGAGCATGATTTACCAGAAGATTTGAAGTCAAAACACTGTAAGCGTTGTGTTGTTGTTGGTAGTGGTGGAATTCTTCATGGGTCAGAGCTGGGTCACTTGATGAATCAGTTTGATATTGTTATAAGGTATGTGTTTTCCATTTAAGGATTCCAAATACTTCAACTTTATTTTATtagccaacttttttttttaaggggaaaatatCTCCAATGTTTATACAAATCATAAGACTATTTCTGAAAGTGCTTTTGAGAAATTTACTTGTGACTTGATGGAATTTGAAGTCTTCGCAAAAGAAGTTGTCATGTTCACAAGATGGGAATTCAGTGTAATTATTTGTGGACTTCAGACTCAAAAAAAACACGGGCAGAAAGGAGATAGAAACCAGTGAAACCATAGACAAGTAGACAATCCTGTTTTTATCCTTTCATATGTTTAAGCTTTCAGAGGTAGGCTTTAGGACTCCCCTCTGCCTTTTTCCCCTTAGTTGGGATGCTTATCTGAGGATTTTTTCTTATAACAGCTATTTCAAacacaataaaaattaattggTGTTTCAGTATACAGTTTGCTTACATACTGTGTAGCATGCTTATCGTTCCTTATCTTGAAAAGGTCAGTGCATGCTTTCTGTGATTACCCATGTTTTCTAACATCTGAATGAAATGAATACATGCTCTGTATTTGTGCCTTCTGAACAGTACTATTTGAACTctccttctttttattttgaaacatatGAAGTTACAAATTTAATACAAGCATTTTCCCAAGCTGCTTTGTGAACTAAGACTTGCTCCTCTTAAAAAGGGAAGACTTGATACAGTGAGTCAGTGTATCTCATACGAAGGTCAACAAACCTGTTCGCACGTGGCGGGGCAGAGAGCTGACTTTATCTGTTCTCTGAAATTAGGGCTGGCAGCATGACGGTGACTTTTCTGTTGATATAGAAAAGTCTGTGGGACTTATGCAGTTCTGCAGGACTGATGGAGCTGGATGATACTGTTCTTGTCAGCAGTGTGCTAgcatctgaatttttttgtgaGCTGGAATGATGTAAACCCACAGGATGCATGACGCTGAAAGGATAATTTGAATGCCTTTCTGTGTGTAATaatcgtgtgtgtgtgtatatatatatgtgtgtatatatatataaaaaaaagatagTGCAGGCAACttcctgtgtgttttctttcccttcctcttatAAGCCTCTCTGAGTTGGCACAAGGCAATGAATATGAAATTCTGCAATGCTGTTTTAAGTTACTTTTCTattcaaacttttctttttgaagttttgCACTTGTGCCAGTTAATCCAGAAATAGAATTGGCTTCCTCTCAATGATAAGGGATGGATGAGTATGTGAGGTGAGGAACACGGAGATACTGAGAAAGCGCTGTACTCTGCTCTGTTAAAAGTCTGTGGGCCAAATACAAGTTCTTTACTTAGTAGTGTCTGATGCTTAAATGAGATTGTAACCCATGCTTCTTAAATACAATTTCTCTGttatgtttgtttttgttgttgttaggtTAAATGATGCACCAGTTCAAGGATACACAGATCACGTTGGTAACAAAACTACTATACGGATGACTTACCCGGAAGGAGCCCCCCTTTCTGAACACGAGTACCCTCCTGCTAGCTTGTTTGTAGCTGTTTTGTTTAAAAGTGTCGATTTCAATTGGCTTCAAGCAGTGGTAAAAAACGAAACCTTGGTATGTAATATAGCATTGTTATGTATTTGCgacttttgattttttccttttctaatgcTTAAGAATCTGGCTGATCTGTAACTTCATGTCTTATTACACTGAGGTTCTTCTATTTAACTTTGTGGATTTTATAGCTATGTCTCCTAGTTACAGTTGGTACCAGCATTCATGTTGAAGCCCCATGCTGACAGTaacactttttttctgcagatattGGTGGTTTGTACCAAGCTGCATGACATATCGAGTGTTTACTAAAGTGGAATTCATTTCACATTAGGGTTAAATGACTTATTCAAGTCTGCAGAGCCTGAAATAGAAATGAGATTTCCAGATGCCAGTCTGTGTTTTTTGACTGCTAAAATCTGTGCTGCTACAGTAGGCACACCTGTAGTTAATGTGTAACTGAAGCATTGCAGTTGTTAGTTCACATTTGTATGTGGTTTCAAAATTAAGaggccatttctttctctctgagtgTTTAAAGAACTGCAGAGGTTCCTAAGGAACTGATAGAAGGGTTCCATATTTCCAAGCTCTCTTTAAATTGGTGAGGTTTACCTCTTTCAATTTGCAGGCAGATGATTTCTGCAAGTTGAAAACCAGTAGCTAGGTTTCTCTGACCACAGGTTGAAAACAAGTGCTCTAGATTAGTGAGATAGGTTTAGAAGAAAGCCTGACAAGTTTTTTAACAATTTGATGCATACTGCTTTAGGTACTGGAAGTTCCCTTcttaattctgtgatttttacaaCATGAGAACATGGAAGGTCTGTTTAATATTGACCATGACTGTCTACTATGGCTTTAATCCAGAGAGTGCGTGCAGGGATATTGCCTTGTTTTGAATAATCTGAGTATGTTTTGTCGAGGGGAGACTTTCCTGAATGCATGACTTCTGCTCCCTGCCTTTTTTCTACCAGGGACAAGACAATGTTGGTCTATGACCGTCCCTGCAGCAGTGTGGTAATTTTGATGACCAGCAGCTTTCCAACTTGAGTTGAATCCCCAACTTACTTGTTTTACAAGCTATTTCATGTATTAAGGTTTGGTTTCAAGTGACTAGTACAAGGATGGTTTTGTATATTAAATTTTTTGTGAGGGGATTGCACTTGGGTGTCTGTGATGTCCTTCATTAGTGAGTTACAAGGTTGAAGTGTGTGCTGTATGAAAAGAGTACATTTTCTTGTCTTGCATGGCTTAGGAGCAGATATGCTTTTTCCCACCTTCTTCCGTGCTCTGGTGTTTTTGCTGGTGCAGAGAGCCAGTTTTGGGAACTGACCTGGGAATGGgcatactggagagagcccaaattcttaagggactggagcatctctcctgtgaagaaaggctgagagagatgggactgttcagcctagagaagagaaggctcatggGGGAATCTTACTAATGTACATAAATACCTGaggggagggtgcaaagaggacggagccaggctcttttcagtggtgccccgtGACCTGACTAGAGACAGTGggcaaaactgaaacacaggagggtccCTCTGAACACCAGCAAACACTTTTtgactgtgagggtgatggagcactggcacgggttccccatggaggttgtggagtctccatccttggagatactcagaagccatctggatatggtcctgggcaactggcccCAGGTGTCCCTGGTTCAGCAGGGTTGTTGGACCActtgacctccagaggtcccctccaaccccagctgctctgtggttctgtgaactgAGAACATACTTCTCCTTTCAAATACTAGGCTCTCAGCTGGATCAGCTGTGCAGGCACTGGTAATTTAGTGAACTTGTTCAGAGCACAGGTGGGAAGATGGGACCATGGGAACCTAGGTTTGATCAGCTGAAGCTGTGGCAGAGTTGTGTGTTAGGGTAGCAATAAGCCTGTTCAAAAAATACAGGTCTGTGTTGCAGCTGTAGAAGTTTTATCATTTGCGTAATGTTACGCATTAAGTGGACAGATTTGTAAAATGAGCCTGATTTAgtattgtttttttccattagcATGCATCTAATTGACTGCAAGTGGCACAAGATCAGAATCTAGCTTGCTGAGTCTTGTGTAAATCCTCTTCTGAAGTGTTACATTTATCACTAGGTAGATGCTGTCAAACAACAGCTGTTCACTTCAAAGCCcgagaaaaattgttttaaatccAGTGCTTTGTTCGGAATGCCTGGTTAATGTTCGTGGAAAACTGTGGTTGCCTTTCCCATTTCTTTAAATACTGCTGACTGCTCGGTTGTGCTGGGGAAGGTCCAAAGAACTGTGTGGAATCTGGTGGATTTGTTGACTGGTTAAATGCGAAATGCAGTCAAATATTCAGAATAAACAACTTTTCCCCCTGCTATCCTCTCTCTGCAACTCCAAATACGTAgaagatttttctgcttttggatCAGTCGGTTGACCTGTACGCTGGTATTCCTGAGCCCACTTTAGCTAAAACTGTTTCCTGAATGTCTTGGAATCACTGATGAGTTCTACTTCTTGTGTACTGTCTGCCATACACTTTGCAGTCTCAGagtttgcctttgctgaactatttttttctttctgttagccTCTGTGGGTGCGACTCTTCTTTTGGAAGGAGGTCGCGGAGAAAATTCCTTTTACATCAAAGCAGTTTCGGATTCTGAATCCAGTCATCATCAAAGAGACAGCTTTGGACATTTTACAGTTCCCTGAGCCTCGATCAAAATTCTGGGGTTGGGATCAGGTAAGACATTTCCTTTTAGGAAAAGGagactataaaaaaaaaacccaaaaactaaaacaacaacaacaacaaaaaaaaccacaaagtaaaataagaaactgaaaaaagttctGGGCTCTTCCTTTAATATAGTTTCTTTGTGCAATTTCAGAGCTGGTCTCAAGTAACAGGGAAATTAATGCGCTCTCAAAAGACTCTTGTATCTTCTTGTGTGAAATTAAAGTAGGATTTCAGTTCACCTTTTGAGATGAGATGATATGCCTGTGTACGCTGACATGAAATGGCCTGTTTTACAAAGCATTCAGATGCAGTGAAACATGAATTCATTCCAGCACGGTGTGTTCACTCACAGATCATTGTGACTGGTGTTAAATATTCAAAACATGCATCTGATATGTTAAGTGTGTTAAGAGCAGCCCTGTTAAGTCAGACCAGCAGTCAGCTATAGACAGATATGTCTCTAGCTGCAGGGAGAGCATGGAAACCAGGCCGGTGTAAAGCAACCTTGCAGCTGTTGGAACCGCTATGTATGCCAGTGCACTCAATAGCAACTGATGGGTATATCCTCCCTCTACGTCCTTCGCTCCGGCAATAGTGTGGAGCGAGGAGCTGCCCAGTTTAATTATACACTGCATTTTTGTTATTATAATGATTTGTTTGAGAAATTGGATGTCACTAGTTCTCTTGAACTATGAAAGATAATGAATAACCATCATCTTACTACCTTTTCTGTGAAAGCATTCAATGGTAGCATTATTGCACATATGTTTGAAGGACCTTCTCACATTTATTTATCAGAATAAAATAATATACCAAGCTACATATCTTTTAGTTGCATTGTAGTATACTTGCCTTCTTCATGGATTACTCATTAAAAAGTCATACTATGACAAATACTGTTAGAGAGCCCGTTGCTGAAGACTGAAGTAAGCATACATCAAGAAATGTTAAGTTTAACTGCATGTCAGGGCTTGTTTGAGTGTCTGGAGTTTAACTACTTAGTATAACGGGGTGTCTTGccttcacagaagaaaatttagAGTTGACAGCCAAAGGTCTTGTTGCAGGCAAATACTCAAGCGTTAGCATTTGGCCCTGAAGTTTTTAGTTTTACTTGatcatttatttttagttttagctGTAATGGATTTTAGTTTTAATTGATTGTTTAATTGGTTTCAGTTTGAAGTGAGGAGAGGGAATAGACAAAGCTATTAAATTCTGTAAAGTGTTTATAAAACTGGCATAAGAGAATATATTTGGATTCAGCAggcttctttttcctctctttagaATG contains:
- the ST3GAL5 gene encoding lactosylceramide alpha-2,3-sialyltransferase isoform X3, which gives rise to MKMRRPSWFLKGTRKLLALFVVGGCFVYILKLHFGPEECDRTKMPYVDLDRVRRAQQYASAALQEQCRPSYVKKEMGKLFAEKYSMDIPPFVRKNINEDEALFKYEPPFGFHKFFDKLKNLLELLPEHDLPEDLKSKHCKRCVVVGSGGILHGSELGHLMNQFDIVIRLNDAPVQGYTDHVGNKTTIRMTYPEGAPLSEHEYPPASLFVAVLFKSVDFNWLQAVVKNETLPLWVRLFFWKEVAEKIPFTSKQFRILNPVIIKETALDILQFPEPRSKFWGWDQNVPTIGVTAVVLATHLCDEVSLAGFGYDLDQPSTPLHYYNNLCMAAMNRQTMHNVTSETKFLQKLIKEKVVKDLTGGIHCEFCSKDS
- the ST3GAL5 gene encoding lactosylceramide alpha-2,3-sialyltransferase isoform X4 is translated as MRRRRARSEPGAAMLSVTNSVKPKSDCSPPVQWCKVAAHEDEKTKLVFKRYSQRAQQYASAALQEQCRPSYVKKEMGKLFAEKYSMDIPPFVRKNINEDEALFKYEPPFGFHKFFDKLKNLLELLPEHDLPEDLKSKHCKRCVVVGSGGILHGSELGHLMNQFDIVIRLNDAPVQGYTDHVGNKTTIRMTYPEGAPLSEHEYPPASLFVAVLFKSVDFNWLQAVVKNETLPLWVRLFFWKEVAEKIPFTSKQFRILNPVIIKETALDILQFPEPRSKFWGWDQNVPTIGVTAVVLATHLCDEVSLAGFGYDLDQPSTPLHYYNNLCMAAMNRQTMHNVTSETKFLQKLIKEKVVKDLTGGIHCEFCSKDS
- the ST3GAL5 gene encoding lactosylceramide alpha-2,3-sialyltransferase isoform X1, with product MRRRRARSEPGAAMLSVTNSVKPKSDCSPPVQWCKVAAHEDEKTKLVFKRLLALFVVGGCFVYILKLHFGPEECDRTKMPYVDLDRVRRAQQYASAALQEQCRPSYVKKEMGKLFAEKYSMDIPPFVRKNINEDEALFKYEPPFGFHKFFDKLKNLLELLPEHDLPEDLKSKHCKRCVVVGSGGILHGSELGHLMNQFDIVIRLNDAPVQGYTDHVGNKTTIRMTYPEGAPLSEHEYPPASLFVAVLFKSVDFNWLQAVVKNETLPLWVRLFFWKEVAEKIPFTSKQFRILNPVIIKETALDILQFPEPRSKFWGWDQNVPTIGVTAVVLATHLCDEVSLAGFGYDLDQPSTPLHYYNNLCMAAMNRQTMHNVTSETKFLQKLIKEKVVKDLTGGIHCEFCSKDS
- the ST3GAL5 gene encoding lactosylceramide alpha-2,3-sialyltransferase isoform X2, which codes for MRRRRARSEPGAAMLSVTNSVKPKSDCSPPVQWCKVAAHEDEKTKLVFKRLLALFVVGGCFVYILKLHFGPEECDRTKMPYVDLDRRAQQYASAALQEQCRPSYVKKEMGKLFAEKYSMDIPPFVRKNINEDEALFKYEPPFGFHKFFDKLKNLLELLPEHDLPEDLKSKHCKRCVVVGSGGILHGSELGHLMNQFDIVIRLNDAPVQGYTDHVGNKTTIRMTYPEGAPLSEHEYPPASLFVAVLFKSVDFNWLQAVVKNETLPLWVRLFFWKEVAEKIPFTSKQFRILNPVIIKETALDILQFPEPRSKFWGWDQNVPTIGVTAVVLATHLCDEVSLAGFGYDLDQPSTPLHYYNNLCMAAMNRQTMHNVTSETKFLQKLIKEKVVKDLTGGIHCEFCSKDS
- the ST3GAL5 gene encoding lactosylceramide alpha-2,3-sialyltransferase isoform X5; the protein is MGKLFAEKYSMDIPPFVRKNINEDEALFKYEPPFGFHKFFDKLKNLLELLPEHDLPEDLKSKHCKRCVVVGSGGILHGSELGHLMNQFDIVIRLNDAPVQGYTDHVGNKTTIRMTYPEGAPLSEHEYPPASLFVAVLFKSVDFNWLQAVVKNETLPLWVRLFFWKEVAEKIPFTSKQFRILNPVIIKETALDILQFPEPRSKFWGWDQNVPTIGVTAVVLATHLCDEVSLAGFGYDLDQPSTPLHYYNNLCMAAMNRQTMHNVTSETKFLQKLIKEKVVKDLTGGIHCEFCSKDS